A genome region from Macaca fascicularis isolate 582-1 chromosome 3, T2T-MFA8v1.1 includes the following:
- the FAM131B gene encoding protein FAM131B isoform X2 — protein MGCIGSRTVGNEVIAVDWKGLKDVDQINMDSTSSLHGSSLHRPSTEQTRTDFSWDGINLSMEDTTSILPKLKRNSNAYGIGALAKSSFSGISRSMKDHVTKPTAMGQGRVAHMIEWQGWGKTPAVQPQHSHEAVRRDTDAYSDLSDGEKEARFLAGVMEQFAISEATLMAWSSMDGEDMSVNSTQEPLGCNYSDNYQELMESQDALAQAPMDGWPHSYVSQGMYCLGSSDAWEASDQSLIASPATGSYLGPAFDDSQPSLHEMGPSQPASGYSALEPPPLLGGDTDWAPGVGAVDLARGPAEEEKRPLAPEEEEDAGCRDLESLSPREDPEMSTALSRKVSDVTSSGVQSFDEEEGETNN, from the exons ATGGGCTGCATCGGCTCCCGGACTGTGG GGAACGAGGTGATTGCAGTGGATTGGAAGGGCCTGAAGGATGTCGATCAAATCAACATGGACAGCACCAGCTCACTGCACGGGAGCAGCCTCCATCGGCCATCGACTGAG CAAACTCGAACTGATTTCTCCTGGGACGGCATCAAC CTCTCCATGGAGGACACCACTTCCATTCTTCCGAAGCTTAAGCGAAACTCTAACGCCTATGGCATTGGGGCCCTGGCCAAGTCGTCGTTCTCAG GGATCTCGCGGAGCATGAAAGACCACGTGACAAAGCCCACAGCCATGGGGCAAGGCCGGGTGGCCCACATGATTgagtggcagggctgggggaaGACACCAGCTGTTCAGCCACAACACAGCCATGAGGCCGTGCGCAGGGATACGGATGCCTACTCCGATCTCAGCGATGGCGAGAAGGAGGCACGTTTTCTAGCAG GtgtcatggagcagtttgctatcTCTGAGGCCACACTCATGGCCTGGTCTTCCATGGATGGTGAGGACATGAGTGTGAACTCCACCCAGGAGCCATTGGGCTGCAACTACAGTGACAACTACCAGGAATTGATGGAGAGTCAGG ATGCCCTGGCTCAAGCCCCCATGGATGGATGGCCTCACTCTTACGTGTCCCAGGGTATGTACTGTCTGGGGTCGTCAGATGCCTGGGAAGCCAGCGACCAGTCCCTCATTGCCTCTCCAGCCACAGGATCCTATCTGGGGCCTGCATTTGATGACTCACAACCCAGCTTGCATGAAATGGGACCTTCCCAACCGGCTTCAGGATACTCTGCTCTGGAGCCTCCACCTTTGCTGGGGGGAGACACTGACTGGGCTCCAGGGGTAGGTGCGGTGGACCTGGCAAGGGGCCCTGCCGAGGAGGAGAAGAGGCCATTGGCccctgaggaggaagaggatgcaGGATGCCGGGATCTGGAGTCACTTTCCCCAAGAGAAGACCCTGAGATGTCTACCGCTCTCAGCCGGAAGGTGTCTGACGTCACATCCTCAGGTGTGCAGTCATTTGATGAGGAGGAAGGCGAGACCAACAACTAG
- the FAM131B gene encoding protein FAM131B isoform X3, whose protein sequence is MDSTSSLHGSSLHRPSTEQTRTDFSWDGINLSMEDTTSILPKLKRNSNAYGIGALAKSSFSGISRSMKDHVTKPTAMGQGRVAHMIEWQGWGKTPAVQPQHSHEAVRRDTDAYSDLSDGEKEARFLAGVMEQFAISEATLMAWSSMDGEDMSVNSTQEPLGCNYSDNYQELMESQDALAQAPMDGWPHSYVSQGMYCLGSSDAWEASDQSLIASPATGSYLGPAFDDSQPSLHEMGPSQPASGYSALEPPPLLGGDTDWAPGVGAVDLARGPAEEEKRPLAPEEEEDAGCRDLESLSPREDPEMSTALSRKVSDVTSSGVQSFDEEEGETNN, encoded by the exons ATGGACAGCACCAGCTCACTGCACGGGAGCAGCCTCCATCGGCCATCGACTGAG CAAACTCGAACTGATTTCTCCTGGGACGGCATCAAC CTCTCCATGGAGGACACCACTTCCATTCTTCCGAAGCTTAAGCGAAACTCTAACGCCTATGGCATTGGGGCCCTGGCCAAGTCGTCGTTCTCAG GGATCTCGCGGAGCATGAAAGACCACGTGACAAAGCCCACAGCCATGGGGCAAGGCCGGGTGGCCCACATGATTgagtggcagggctgggggaaGACACCAGCTGTTCAGCCACAACACAGCCATGAGGCCGTGCGCAGGGATACGGATGCCTACTCCGATCTCAGCGATGGCGAGAAGGAGGCACGTTTTCTAGCAG GtgtcatggagcagtttgctatcTCTGAGGCCACACTCATGGCCTGGTCTTCCATGGATGGTGAGGACATGAGTGTGAACTCCACCCAGGAGCCATTGGGCTGCAACTACAGTGACAACTACCAGGAATTGATGGAGAGTCAGG ATGCCCTGGCTCAAGCCCCCATGGATGGATGGCCTCACTCTTACGTGTCCCAGGGTATGTACTGTCTGGGGTCGTCAGATGCCTGGGAAGCCAGCGACCAGTCCCTCATTGCCTCTCCAGCCACAGGATCCTATCTGGGGCCTGCATTTGATGACTCACAACCCAGCTTGCATGAAATGGGACCTTCCCAACCGGCTTCAGGATACTCTGCTCTGGAGCCTCCACCTTTGCTGGGGGGAGACACTGACTGGGCTCCAGGGGTAGGTGCGGTGGACCTGGCAAGGGGCCCTGCCGAGGAGGAGAAGAGGCCATTGGCccctgaggaggaagaggatgcaGGATGCCGGGATCTGGAGTCACTTTCCCCAAGAGAAGACCCTGAGATGTCTACCGCTCTCAGCCGGAAGGTGTCTGACGTCACATCCTCAGGTGTGCAGTCATTTGATGAGGAGGAAGGCGAGACCAACAACTAG
- the FAM131B gene encoding protein FAM131B isoform X1: MGCIGSRTVGHPPLLRRPQRLLAFPTPEQPPAKDPRPPRQPRVSFARPPRHPLLPPPSGSGALPHLSPSPLPFSVVPASSDSLCSRNEVIAVDWKGLKDVDQINMDSTSSLHGSSLHRPSTEQTRTDFSWDGINLSMEDTTSILPKLKRNSNAYGIGALAKSSFSGISRSMKDHVTKPTAMGQGRVAHMIEWQGWGKTPAVQPQHSHEAVRRDTDAYSDLSDGEKEARFLAGVMEQFAISEATLMAWSSMDGEDMSVNSTQEPLGCNYSDNYQELMESQDALAQAPMDGWPHSYVSQGMYCLGSSDAWEASDQSLIASPATGSYLGPAFDDSQPSLHEMGPSQPASGYSALEPPPLLGGDTDWAPGVGAVDLARGPAEEEKRPLAPEEEEDAGCRDLESLSPREDPEMSTALSRKVSDVTSSGVQSFDEEEGETNN; this comes from the exons ATGGGCTGCATCGGCTCCCGGACTGTGG GCCATCCACCTCTGCTCCGCCGTCCCCAGCGCCTCCTCGCATTCCCCACTCCGGAGCAGCCCCCCGCGAAGGACCCCCGGCCTCCGCGCCAGCCCCGAGTCTCTTTCGCACGCCCCCCACGCCACCCCCTGCTGCCGCCTCCATCTGGCTCGGGTGCTTtgccccatctctctccctctccgtTGCCTTTTTCTGTCGTTCCTGCCTCCTCCGATTCGCTTTGTTCAC GGAACGAGGTGATTGCAGTGGATTGGAAGGGCCTGAAGGATGTCGATCAAATCAACATGGACAGCACCAGCTCACTGCACGGGAGCAGCCTCCATCGGCCATCGACTGAG CAAACTCGAACTGATTTCTCCTGGGACGGCATCAAC CTCTCCATGGAGGACACCACTTCCATTCTTCCGAAGCTTAAGCGAAACTCTAACGCCTATGGCATTGGGGCCCTGGCCAAGTCGTCGTTCTCAG GGATCTCGCGGAGCATGAAAGACCACGTGACAAAGCCCACAGCCATGGGGCAAGGCCGGGTGGCCCACATGATTgagtggcagggctgggggaaGACACCAGCTGTTCAGCCACAACACAGCCATGAGGCCGTGCGCAGGGATACGGATGCCTACTCCGATCTCAGCGATGGCGAGAAGGAGGCACGTTTTCTAGCAG GtgtcatggagcagtttgctatcTCTGAGGCCACACTCATGGCCTGGTCTTCCATGGATGGTGAGGACATGAGTGTGAACTCCACCCAGGAGCCATTGGGCTGCAACTACAGTGACAACTACCAGGAATTGATGGAGAGTCAGG ATGCCCTGGCTCAAGCCCCCATGGATGGATGGCCTCACTCTTACGTGTCCCAGGGTATGTACTGTCTGGGGTCGTCAGATGCCTGGGAAGCCAGCGACCAGTCCCTCATTGCCTCTCCAGCCACAGGATCCTATCTGGGGCCTGCATTTGATGACTCACAACCCAGCTTGCATGAAATGGGACCTTCCCAACCGGCTTCAGGATACTCTGCTCTGGAGCCTCCACCTTTGCTGGGGGGAGACACTGACTGGGCTCCAGGGGTAGGTGCGGTGGACCTGGCAAGGGGCCCTGCCGAGGAGGAGAAGAGGCCATTGGCccctgaggaggaagaggatgcaGGATGCCGGGATCTGGAGTCACTTTCCCCAAGAGAAGACCCTGAGATGTCTACCGCTCTCAGCCGGAAGGTGTCTGACGTCACATCCTCAGGTGTGCAGTCATTTGATGAGGAGGAAGGCGAGACCAACAACTAG